In Anaerostipes hadrus ATCC 29173 = JCM 17467, a single genomic region encodes these proteins:
- a CDS encoding CDP-glycerol--poly(glycerophosphate) glycerophosphotransferase codes for MKKALGLAGKYVIMFLSCLFPRSRKIYIFGAWLGEQFADNPKYLFLEAQEHKEIRPIWITKNESVCRKVRKLGYEAYMFDSFKGILMQLRAKYVVVCNGISDVNHTFMGRAVFLNLWHGVPLKKVGYDDDKVKNWDSKGQKIRRMIQEIPLGKEYVVATSDFYAPIYESAFRRSKSHIITLGQPRNDIFYDQSGKFHASHQLSKAAKGKKVILYTPTHRKEGKVAFPLEEHFDFKVLNDWCIQNDILFVIRRHFYHKDEKVDFSMYSNITDITEKSMDIQELLMDTDILVTDYSSTYIDYLLLDRPVVFYNFDYHDYLEHDRGMYCDYEKAAPGYKAETFEALMEEFERLVQGDDHFKEVRRQARDFFYCKEGQGMVGETLLGILKNIK; via the coding sequence ATGAAAAAAGCATTAGGACTTGCAGGAAAATATGTGATCATGTTTCTGTCGTGTTTATTTCCAAGAAGCAGAAAGATATATATCTTTGGAGCATGGCTTGGAGAACAGTTTGCAGACAATCCCAAATATCTGTTTTTAGAAGCACAAGAACATAAAGAGATCCGTCCGATATGGATCACGAAGAATGAATCAGTCTGCAGAAAAGTCAGGAAGCTTGGATATGAAGCTTATATGTTTGACAGTTTCAAAGGGATTTTAATGCAGCTTCGGGCCAAATATGTGGTAGTCTGCAATGGGATCAGTGATGTAAATCATACATTTATGGGACGAGCAGTATTCTTAAATCTTTGGCATGGGGTTCCATTAAAGAAAGTTGGCTATGATGATGATAAGGTCAAGAATTGGGATAGCAAGGGTCAGAAAATCCGAAGAATGATTCAGGAAATCCCATTAGGAAAAGAGTATGTAGTAGCAACAAGTGATTTTTATGCTCCGATCTATGAAAGTGCATTTCGAAGATCAAAGAGTCATATCATAACATTGGGACAGCCAAGGAATGATATATTCTATGATCAAAGTGGAAAATTTCATGCTTCTCATCAGTTGTCAAAAGCGGCAAAAGGAAAGAAAGTCATCTTATATACGCCGACACACAGGAAAGAAGGTAAAGTGGCATTTCCTTTGGAAGAACATTTTGATTTTAAAGTGCTCAATGATTGGTGTATCCAAAATGATATTTTGTTCGTGATCCGGCGCCATTTTTATCATAAAGATGAGAAAGTAGATTTCTCCATGTATTCTAATATAACAGATATCACAGAGAAATCCATGGATATTCAGGAATTATTAATGGATACGGATATTCTGGTTACAGATTATTCAAGCACATATATAGATTATCTATTACTGGACCGGCCGGTAGTCTTTTATAATTTTGATTATCACGATTATCTGGAGCATGATCGTGGTATGTATTGCGATTATGAGAAGGCGGCTCCGGGATATAAGGCAGAGACATTTGAAGCCTTGATGGAAGAATTCGAACGTCTGGTACAAGGCGACGATCATTTTAAAGAGGTTAGAAGGCAGGCAAGGGATTTCTTTTATTGCAAAGAAGGCCAGGGAATGGTTGGCGAAACATTGTTAGGGATCTTGAAGAATATAAAATAA
- a CDS encoding LCP family protein, producing MTAQHTKHAKHTKRKRRRRRSPLRILIILILVIAVLVGLTLSTVHKKLGKISTKSLDHSQLVTVNKDSNMTDYTNYAFFGIDSQTGSMSDRGNRSDSIIVVSINNSTKDVKLLSIYRDTYVSINGKYSKINAAYSWGGPELAISTINRNLDLNIEKYATVNFKILADIVDAVGGIELKVDKSILKNLNAYIGDMNRINGGHSPKLSSAGTYTLDGNQAVAYSRIRYTAGGDLARAGRQREVLQKIFDKAKKNPLKMMSVMDEILPQVKTNMSQDELFDMFLSVFKYDIKDQQGFPWDQKELRYYGTYYGFPSTLKENAIRAHKYLFGTSDYQVSDELSRINQKIIYRAGY from the coding sequence ATGACAGCACAGCATACAAAACATGCCAAACACACAAAGCGAAAACGAAGAAGAAGAAGATCTCCACTTCGGATCTTGATCATTCTCATTCTTGTGATCGCTGTATTAGTCGGACTTACGCTTTCCACAGTTCACAAAAAACTTGGGAAAATATCAACAAAAAGTCTTGACCACAGCCAGCTTGTCACTGTAAACAAAGATAGCAATATGACTGACTATACCAACTATGCTTTTTTCGGAATTGATTCTCAGACTGGAAGTATGTCAGATCGTGGAAACCGTTCTGATTCTATCATAGTTGTCAGCATCAACAATTCAACCAAAGATGTCAAACTGTTATCGATCTATCGTGATACATATGTAAGTATTAATGGAAAATACAGTAAGATCAATGCCGCTTATTCCTGGGGTGGTCCAGAGCTTGCGATCAGCACGATCAATCGTAATCTTGATCTGAATATTGAAAAATACGCAACTGTAAACTTTAAGATTCTTGCTGATATCGTTGATGCTGTTGGCGGAATCGAATTAAAAGTCGATAAAAGCATCTTAAAGAATTTAAATGCTTATATCGGTGACATGAATCGTATCAACGGTGGACATTCTCCAAAACTTTCTTCTGCCGGTACTTATACTCTGGATGGAAATCAAGCTGTTGCTTATTCCAGAATCCGTTATACCGCTGGCGGTGACCTTGCCAGAGCCGGAAGACAACGAGAAGTCCTTCAGAAGATTTTTGACAAAGCCAAGAAAAATCCTTTGAAGATGATGTCTGTTATGGATGAGATACTTCCTCAGGTAAAGACAAATATGAGTCAGGATGAATTGTTTGATATGTTCTTATCTGTTTTCAAGTATGACATCAAAGATCAGCAGGGATTCCCTTGGGACCAGAAAGAGCTCCGTTATTATGGTACTTATTATGGATTCCCTTCAACATTGAAAGAAAATGCGATCCGCGCACATAAATACCTCTTTGGTACATCGGATTATCAAGTCAGTGATGAGCTTAGCCGTATCAATCAGAAGATCATTTATCGTGCTGGATATTAA
- a CDS encoding undecaprenyl-phosphate glucose phosphotransferase, translated as MIKQNQTYLNRLHVVIDAVCIYFAGFAAWYIRFKCTIFGFWLNQEIFDLNRYYPEFYQYQKPLISSLILLLLLYSFFGLYTPKRYQRGSKELVNLVKANLIGLGLSAFVITVWQIQNFPRSLYLLFYLFNFIFGLLSRYIIRRILKTNRKKGRNIKHTVFIGFSTSAAAYIDRIKSNPQWGLKVHGIFDDLVSDNFEYRGIKKIGTLSDLAAYLEKTSLDEVAITLNLNEYHKLEQIVAICEKSGVHTKFVPDYYNFISTNPYTEDLDGLPVINIRNVPLTNTMNKLIKRLIDIIGSIIALILFSPIMLIVAILVKKSSPGPIIFAQERIGLGNKPFKMYKFRSMGVQDPKKEAKEWTTKNDVRVTPVGRVIRKTSLDELPQFWNVLKGDMSLIGPRPERPLFVEKFKEEIPRYMIKHQVRPGITGWAQVNGFRGDTSIRSRIEHDLYYIENWSLGLDIKILFLTFFKGFVNKNAY; from the coding sequence ATGATCAAACAAAACCAAACTTACTTAAACAGACTGCATGTCGTGATAGATGCTGTCTGCATTTATTTTGCAGGATTTGCAGCATGGTATATAAGATTTAAATGCACGATCTTTGGATTCTGGCTGAATCAGGAGATTTTCGATCTCAACCGCTATTATCCAGAGTTTTATCAATATCAGAAACCGCTGATCAGCTCTTTGATCCTGTTATTGTTATTGTATTCGTTCTTTGGTCTTTATACACCAAAGCGTTACCAGCGTGGTTCCAAGGAACTTGTGAATCTGGTCAAAGCGAACCTGATCGGACTTGGACTTTCTGCATTTGTGATCACTGTATGGCAGATTCAGAACTTTCCTCGTTCTTTATATCTGTTATTTTATTTATTTAACTTTATTTTTGGTCTTTTATCCAGATATATCATACGCAGGATTTTGAAAACGAATCGTAAGAAAGGACGCAATATCAAACATACGGTATTTATCGGTTTCAGTACTTCAGCAGCTGCATATATCGACCGCATCAAATCAAATCCTCAATGGGGCTTAAAGGTTCATGGGATTTTTGATGATCTTGTCAGTGATAATTTTGAATATCGTGGAATCAAGAAGATCGGTACACTTTCAGATCTTGCCGCTTATCTTGAGAAGACATCTCTTGATGAAGTTGCGATCACTCTGAATCTGAATGAATACCATAAACTGGAACAGATCGTTGCGATCTGTGAGAAGTCTGGTGTGCATACAAAGTTTGTTCCAGATTACTATAACTTTATTTCCACAAACCCATACACCGAAGATCTGGACGGACTCCCAGTTATCAATATCCGTAACGTACCATTAACAAATACGATGAATAAACTGATCAAACGTCTGATCGATATTATCGGTTCTATCATTGCGTTGATCTTATTCTCACCGATCATGCTTATCGTTGCGATCCTTGTGAAGAAGAGTTCTCCTGGACCGATCATTTTTGCCCAAGAACGAATCGGTCTTGGGAATAAACCTTTTAAGATGTACAAATTCCGTTCCATGGGTGTACAGGACCCTAAGAAAGAGGCCAAAGAATGGACAACCAAGAACGATGTCCGTGTTACACCTGTTGGACGTGTGATCCGTAAGACAAGCCTTGATGAACTTCCTCAATTCTGGAATGTATTAAAAGGCGATATGAGTCTGATCGGGCCACGTCCAGAACGACCTTTGTTTGTCGAGAAATTTAAAGAAGAGATTCCTCGTTATATGATCAAGCATCAAGTTCGTCCAGGTATTACTGGATGGGCTCAGGTCAATGGATTCCGTGGTGATACTTCCATCCGAAGCAGAATCGAGCATGACCTGTATTATATTGAGAATTGGTCTTTGGGACTTGATATCAAGATATTATTTCTTACATTCTTTAAGGGATTTGTCAATAAAAATGCATATTAA
- a CDS encoding S1C family serine protease, giving the protein MSEYNTNQDGQWKTSDQWRAEEANDHSNPKKNKNGGRGKYVAKLAASAVAFGLIAGLVMQGVTYGFSRAGIGNGATQLATTKTTSSSSSTSSNDLSGVSKNVMPSIVSITGKFETTSQSWFGQTQSSESEGVGSGIIIGKKDGKILIVTNNHVVADAKSLSVGFVDGKSASATIRGTDSDADLAVVEVDTKNMKSSTLKKIAVITLGDSSKLQTGERAIAIGNALGYGQSVTGGYISALNRQVQLTDKTMTLIQTDAAINPGNSGGALLNSKGELIGINTVKYSSEDVEGMGYAIPINTARPIINKLIKNEATSESEQAYLGVSGQTIDSSMASQFDMPSGVYVQQVIKSSPAQKAGISAGDVIVSFNGSNVSTMDGLKEKISNLKAGKKVKVVVKRQNQMGTYEKKTLTVTLGKKSDAPSTSSNSSNSNSNNSNSYNNNYNNESSNSQYYSFGQ; this is encoded by the coding sequence ATGAGTGAATATAATACAAATCAGGATGGACAGTGGAAGACTTCCGATCAGTGGAGAGCGGAGGAAGCGAACGACCATTCCAATCCTAAGAAAAACAAAAATGGCGGCAGAGGAAAATATGTTGCAAAATTAGCAGCATCTGCAGTAGCTTTTGGATTGATCGCAGGGCTTGTGATGCAGGGAGTCACATATGGATTTAGCAGAGCAGGCATTGGAAATGGTGCAACACAGCTTGCAACAACGAAGACAACAAGCAGCAGTTCAAGTACCAGCAGTAATGACCTCTCAGGTGTATCAAAAAATGTTATGCCATCGATCGTATCGATCACAGGAAAGTTCGAGACAACAAGCCAGAGTTGGTTTGGACAGACACAAAGCAGTGAATCCGAAGGTGTTGGTTCAGGTATCATCATTGGCAAGAAAGATGGTAAGATTTTGATCGTTACAAATAACCATGTTGTAGCAGATGCCAAATCTTTATCCGTAGGATTTGTGGATGGAAAGAGTGCAAGTGCAACCATTCGTGGTACTGACAGCGATGCGGACTTAGCCGTTGTAGAAGTAGATACAAAGAACATGAAATCTTCTACCTTAAAGAAGATCGCAGTGATCACATTAGGAGATTCCTCAAAATTACAGACAGGAGAAAGAGCGATCGCAATTGGTAATGCATTAGGATATGGACAGTCTGTCACAGGTGGTTATATCAGTGCATTAAATCGTCAGGTACAGTTGACAGACAAGACAATGACACTGATTCAGACAGATGCAGCGATCAACCCTGGAAATAGTGGTGGTGCTTTATTAAATAGCAAAGGTGAATTAATTGGTATTAATACAGTTAAATATTCTTCAGAAGATGTAGAAGGAATGGGATATGCGATTCCGATCAATACAGCAAGACCGATCATCAATAAACTGATCAAGAATGAGGCAACAAGTGAGAGTGAACAGGCATATTTAGGTGTATCAGGTCAGACGATCGACAGCTCTATGGCAAGCCAGTTTGATATGCCATCTGGTGTTTATGTACAGCAGGTGATCAAGAGTTCCCCAGCCCAGAAAGCAGGCATCAGTGCAGGAGATGTGATAGTATCCTTTAATGGAAGCAACGTTTCTACAATGGATGGATTAAAAGAAAAGATTTCAAACCTGAAAGCAGGCAAGAAAGTTAAAGTTGTTGTAAAACGTCAGAATCAGATGGGTACTTATGAGAAGAAGACACTGACAGTTACTCTTGGAAAGAAATCAGATGCACCAAGCACAAGCAGTAACAGCAGCAATAGCAATAGTAATAACAGCAATAGTTACAACAATAATTATAATAATGAAAGTTCTAACAGCCAGTATTATAGTTTTGGACAGTAA
- a CDS encoding DUF5721 family protein, producing the protein MVMIEIENIKKFMAGFLGGNLFDDFLMSEGKLSMNISYEFDGKILKEFYDTEEWKEMKQYPYVTWEEEKEKIFSLVKGKKTPLSFQFVMMLKPDLSPEFLAKYNLAVREDEIAGLFINILYDRQGLKCTSGVSRKTFVLDKTLEEAWDQEVKERFLTKYL; encoded by the coding sequence ATGGTTATGATCGAAATTGAAAATATTAAGAAGTTTATGGCAGGTTTTTTAGGAGGAAATCTTTTTGATGATTTCTTGATGAGCGAAGGAAAACTGTCCATGAACATTTCGTATGAATTTGATGGAAAGATCTTAAAAGAATTTTATGATACAGAAGAATGGAAAGAGATGAAACAATATCCATATGTAACGTGGGAAGAAGAGAAAGAAAAAATATTTTCTCTCGTAAAAGGGAAGAAGACACCGCTGTCTTTTCAATTTGTGATGATGTTAAAACCAGATCTTTCTCCAGAGTTTCTTGCCAAATATAATCTTGCAGTCCGAGAAGATGAAATAGCAGGATTATTTATCAACATTTTATACGACCGACAGGGATTAAAGTGTACATCAGGAGTGTCCAGAAAGACATTTGTACTGGATAAGACTTTGGAAGAAGCGTGGGATCAGGAAGTGAAAGAAAGATTTTTAACAAAGTACCTGTAA
- a CDS encoding DegV family protein — MSFHIVCDSCTDLTEEDLKKGCYTLVPLTLLVDGEEIIDDETFDQADFLAKVAASKESVKSACPAPESYMEAYSKADDIYVVTLSAELSGSYNSAVLGKNLYEEENGTKNIHVVNSRGAATTQVLIARKLNEYASQGMPFEEVVDKIEEYTTSLRTYFVLETLEVLRKNGRLSRLSATIAGALNIKPVMIGTRDGVIQKAAQARGMKKALAKMVEHMGSEGRDLTRRQFVISHCNCYERAVYVKELIKKHLHAEDVDIVDTKGVSSLYACDGGIIVSY; from the coding sequence ATGAGTTTTCATATTGTTTGTGACAGCTGTACGGATTTGACAGAAGAAGATTTAAAAAAAGGATGTTATACTTTAGTACCCCTGACATTATTAGTGGATGGAGAAGAAATCATAGATGATGAAACATTTGATCAGGCAGATTTCTTAGCAAAGGTTGCAGCAAGTAAAGAGTCTGTGAAGTCAGCATGCCCTGCACCAGAGAGTTATATGGAAGCATATTCCAAGGCAGATGATATATATGTGGTAACATTATCTGCAGAATTAAGTGGATCATACAACAGTGCAGTTTTAGGAAAGAATCTATATGAAGAAGAGAACGGAACAAAGAATATTCATGTAGTGAATTCCAGAGGAGCCGCTACGACTCAGGTTCTGATCGCACGTAAGCTCAACGAATATGCAAGTCAGGGAATGCCATTTGAAGAAGTGGTTGATAAGATTGAAGAGTATACAACGAGTCTTAGAACATATTTTGTTTTGGAGACACTAGAAGTACTAAGAAAGAACGGAAGATTATCAAGACTATCTGCAACGATCGCCGGTGCATTAAATATCAAACCAGTCATGATCGGTACAAGAGACGGCGTGATCCAGAAAGCAGCCCAGGCAAGAGGAATGAAGAAAGCACTCGCGAAGATGGTAGAACACATGGGAAGCGAAGGAAGAGATCTCACAAGAAGACAATTTGTCATTTCACACTGCAATTGCTACGAGAGAGCTGTTTACGTGAAAGAATTGATCAAGAAGCACTTACACGCAGAAGACGTTGATATTGTAGATACTAAAGGAGTCAGCAGTTTGTATGCATGCGATGGAGGAATCATTGTATCATATTAG
- a CDS encoding NAD(P)-binding protein, whose product MSRLELRSPNQAQLVVEGLYKDLERRIESSPPGLCPVDMSRAFLEICHAQSCGKCVPCRVGLGQLKNLITDVLDGKATIRTLTEIHETAKSIMESADCAIGYEAANMVYKGAIGFKDDYVEHIMYHRCLSTLKQPVPCVSRCPARVDIPGYIALVREGRYEDAIRLIRKDNPFPTTCGFICEHPCEALCRRNMIDDAVNIRGLKRMAADAAGYVAPPECAESTGKNIAVVGGGPGGLSAAYFLQLMGHQVTVYEMLPKLGGMLRYGIPNYRLPKERLDDDIQAILDTGVKVDCGKAIGKDYSIVDLKEKYDAVLITIGASTDKKLGLEGEDAKGVISAVQFLRNVGYGTQESLEGKEVAVIGGGNVSMDAVRTSVRFGAKKVSIVYRRRVADMTALPDEISGAEAEGVEIKTLMAPSRIEKDEEGNVKGIWVTPQMISNIKGGRASVKPTGEDDVFIPCQTLIVAIGQDIEYQHFEEAGVPVQRGKINVEKFGGFEEMPGVFAGGDCATGPSTVISAIAAGKVIAANIDEYLGYHHEITADVEIPEPKLEDKPACGRVNLTEREAGERVKDFEGVENCMTEKEACQEAGRCLRCDHFGYGIFKGGRDTKW is encoded by the coding sequence ATGAGTCGTTTGGAATTAAGGTCTCCGAACCAGGCACAGCTGGTTGTGGAAGGTCTTTATAAGGATTTGGAACGAAGAATCGAGTCAAGCCCGCCAGGGTTATGTCCGGTTGATATGTCCAGAGCATTTTTGGAGATCTGTCATGCACAGAGCTGTGGAAAGTGTGTTCCATGTCGTGTAGGACTTGGACAGTTAAAGAATCTGATCACTGATGTTTTAGATGGCAAAGCAACGATCCGAACTTTAACAGAGATACATGAAACAGCAAAATCCATTATGGAATCTGCAGATTGTGCGATTGGCTATGAGGCAGCCAATATGGTATACAAAGGAGCCATTGGATTTAAAGATGATTATGTAGAACATATCATGTATCATCGATGCTTAAGTACGTTAAAACAGCCAGTGCCATGTGTATCCAGATGTCCTGCGAGAGTGGATATTCCGGGATATATTGCGTTGGTGCGTGAAGGAAGATATGAGGATGCGATCCGTCTGATCAGAAAAGATAATCCATTTCCAACAACATGTGGATTTATCTGCGAGCATCCATGTGAAGCATTATGCCGTAGAAATATGATCGATGATGCGGTGAATATCCGTGGATTAAAACGTATGGCAGCAGATGCAGCAGGATACGTTGCACCGCCAGAATGTGCAGAATCTACAGGGAAGAATATTGCCGTTGTAGGTGGTGGACCAGGTGGATTAAGTGCAGCATATTTCTTACAATTGATGGGGCATCAGGTAACCGTATATGAGATGCTTCCAAAACTTGGAGGAATGTTACGTTATGGAATTCCAAACTACAGACTGCCAAAAGAACGCTTAGATGATGATATTCAGGCAATCTTAGACACAGGAGTCAAAGTAGATTGTGGAAAAGCTATCGGCAAAGATTATTCCATTGTGGATTTAAAAGAAAAATATGATGCTGTACTGATCACGATCGGTGCAAGCACAGATAAGAAGTTAGGATTAGAAGGCGAAGATGCCAAAGGCGTTATTTCAGCGGTACAGTTCTTAAGAAATGTCGGATATGGAACACAGGAAAGCCTGGAAGGAAAAGAAGTTGCCGTGATCGGTGGTGGAAATGTTTCCATGGATGCAGTTCGTACATCTGTAAGATTTGGTGCGAAGAAAGTCAGCATCGTATATCGAAGAAGAGTTGCCGATATGACAGCACTTCCAGATGAGATTTCAGGAGCAGAAGCAGAAGGTGTTGAGATCAAGACATTGATGGCACCTTCAAGAATCGAGAAAGACGAAGAAGGCAATGTCAAAGGTATATGGGTAACACCACAGATGATCAGTAATATCAAAGGTGGAAGAGCATCTGTAAAGCCAACAGGGGAAGATGACGTATTTATCCCATGTCAGACACTGATTGTAGCAATCGGTCAGGATATCGAATATCAGCACTTCGAAGAAGCAGGAGTTCCCGTACAGAGAGGAAAGATCAACGTAGAGAAATTTGGTGGATTCGAAGAGATGCCAGGAGTATTTGCAGGTGGAGACTGTGCGACAGGTCCATCCACAGTTATTTCAGCAATCGCAGCAGGTAAAGTTATCGCAGCCAATATCGATGAATATCTGGGATATCATCATGAAATTACAGCAGATGTTGAGATTCCAGAACCTAAGTTAGAAGATAAACCAGCATGTGGAAGAGTTAATCTTACAGAGAGAGAAGCTGGAGAGAGAGTTAAAGACTTTGAAGGAGTCGAAAACTGTATGACAGAGAAAGAAGCATGCCAGGAGGCAGGAAGATGTCTTCGCTGTGACCACTTTGGTTATGGTATTTTCAAAGGAGGTAGGGATACAAAATGGTAA
- a CDS encoding [FeFe] hydrogenase, group A yields MVNITIDNHTIAVPSGTTIMEAAASIHIPIPKLCYLKDINEIGACRVCVVEIEGQDHLVTSCNNVVEEGMTIYTNSPKVRRNRKHTVEMILSQHDAQCATCVRSGNCTLQTVANDLNIVDSPYKKEICIEEWDTRYPLVRDASKCVKCMRCIQVCDKIQGMHIWDVSGTGARTTIGVSENRDIKTADCALCGQCITHCPTGALRERDDTDKLYRALEDKDTIVVAQIAPAVRAAWGESLGLSREEATVEKIVDALRRIGVDYVFDTTFSADLTIMEEGTEFVERFTNGDLDMYPMFTSCCPGWVRFIKSQYPQMVNRLSSAKSPQEMFGAVMKTAFAKKMNIDPDRIFALSIMPCVAKKDEREKPLFHGEFAGHGVDCVLTTRELDRLIRADHIDPKTLKDAAFDTPFTEGTGAGVIFGATGGVMEAALRSAYYLITGKNPEVDAFKQIRGVNKNGWTEAKFEIAGNTIDIAVVSGLQNTRNLMEAIQKREVHYHFVEVMACPGGCVGGGGQPIHEGKELASDRGSNLYFLDKTAHLRFSHENPDIKHLYDEYFGSPGSHKAHQLLHVQK; encoded by the coding sequence ATGGTAAATATTACAATAGATAACCACACGATCGCTGTACCTTCTGGAACAACGATCATGGAAGCAGCAGCCTCCATTCATATACCGATTCCAAAGCTTTGTTATTTAAAAGATATCAATGAGATTGGAGCGTGCAGAGTCTGCGTTGTAGAAATTGAAGGACAGGATCATCTGGTAACATCCTGTAATAACGTGGTAGAAGAAGGAATGACGATCTATACCAACAGTCCGAAAGTACGCAGAAACCGAAAACATACGGTAGAGATGATCCTTTCCCAGCACGATGCACAATGTGCAACTTGTGTAAGAAGCGGAAATTGTACACTTCAGACGGTTGCTAATGATCTGAATATTGTAGACAGCCCTTATAAGAAGGAGATCTGTATCGAAGAATGGGATACAAGATATCCATTGGTACGTGATGCAAGCAAATGTGTCAAATGTATGCGTTGTATACAAGTATGCGACAAGATTCAGGGAATGCATATCTGGGATGTATCTGGAACTGGAGCAAGAACAACAATTGGAGTTTCAGAAAACAGAGATATCAAAACAGCAGATTGTGCATTATGTGGACAGTGTATCACACATTGTCCAACAGGAGCATTACGTGAACGAGATGATACAGACAAATTATATCGTGCATTAGAAGATAAAGATACGATCGTGGTAGCACAGATTGCACCAGCAGTTCGTGCTGCATGGGGAGAAAGTCTTGGATTATCAAGAGAAGAAGCAACAGTTGAGAAGATCGTAGATGCACTTCGAAGGATCGGTGTAGATTATGTATTTGATACAACATTTTCAGCAGATCTTACGATCATGGAAGAAGGAACGGAATTTGTCGAGAGATTTACAAATGGAGATCTTGATATGTATCCAATGTTTACATCCTGTTGTCCAGGATGGGTACGTTTCATCAAATCTCAGTATCCACAGATGGTAAACAGATTATCTTCCGCCAAATCTCCACAGGAGATGTTTGGGGCAGTGATGAAGACTGCGTTTGCAAAGAAGATGAACATCGACCCAGACCGCATTTTTGCATTATCCATTATGCCATGTGTTGCGAAGAAAGATGAAAGAGAGAAACCATTATTCCATGGTGAGTTTGCAGGACATGGAGTTGACTGTGTGTTAACAACAAGAGAATTGGACCGTCTGATCCGTGCTGACCATATTGATCCAAAGACATTAAAAGATGCAGCCTTTGATACTCCGTTTACTGAGGGAACCGGAGCAGGAGTGATCTTTGGAGCAACTGGCGGAGTTATGGAAGCGGCGCTGCGTTCTGCGTATTACCTGATCACAGGAAAGAATCCAGAAGTAGATGCATTTAAACAGATCCGTGGAGTGAACAAAAACGGATGGACAGAAGCCAAATTTGAAATTGCTGGCAATACGATAGATATCGCAGTTGTGAGTGGACTTCAGAATACAAGGAATCTGATGGAAGCGATCCAGAAGAGAGAAGTACACTATCATTTTGTAGAAGTCATGGCCTGTCCAGGCGGATGTGTAGGTGGAGGCGGACAGCCGATCCATGAAGGAAAAGAACTGGCGTCTGACCGTGGATCCAACCTGTACTTCCTGGATAAGACAGCCCATTTGAGATTTTCACACGAGAATCCAGATATCAAACATCTGTATGATGAATACTTTGGATCACCGGGAAGTCATAAAGCACATCAGTTACTGCATGTGCAAAAATAG
- a CDS encoding glucose-6-phosphate isomerase family protein, with amino-acid sequence MNQFNWDQAFTLDFNLNNGLSKHADTTKRYLSQMKNMYQDQEAVEEILKHEDPLIYEFYELGCPERAGDLAFGTTMIHPGKIGNEYYMTKGHFHQIVDTAEVYYTLKGEGYMMLESLDGDWRVERMEKGKALYVPRGYAHRTINTGDEVLTAFYVFDADAGHDYGTIETKGYRHIVCEINDEVTVLDNPRW; translated from the coding sequence ATGAATCAGTTTAACTGGGATCAGGCTTTTACTTTGGATTTTAATCTAAATAACGGACTTTCCAAGCACGCAGATACTACAAAGCGTTATCTTTCCCAGATGAAAAATATGTATCAGGATCAAGAAGCTGTTGAAGAAATTCTTAAACACGAAGACCCTTTGATCTATGAGTTTTATGAACTTGGATGCCCAGAGCGTGCTGGTGATCTTGCATTCGGCACAACGATGATCCATCCTGGGAAGATTGGAAATGAATATTATATGACGAAAGGACATTTTCATCAGATCGTAGACACTGCCGAAGTTTATTATACATTAAAAGGCGAAGGGTATATGATGCTTGAAAGCCTTGACGGTGATTGGCGGGTTGAACGGATGGAGAAAGGAAAAGCATTGTATGTTCCCCGCGGATATGCTCACCGCACCATTAATACTGGAGATGAAGTCCTGACTGCTTTTTATGTATTTGATGCAGATGCAGGACATGATTATGGAACGATCGAAACCAAAGGATACCGCCATATTGTTTGTGAGATCAATGACGAAGTAACTGTACTTGACAATCCAAGATGGTAA